One genomic window of Geodermatophilus sp. DSM 44513 includes the following:
- a CDS encoding xanthine dehydrogenase family protein molybdopterin-binding subunit, translated as MSILGTRVVRTEDPLFLTRGATYTEDLTDERLTGALHATFVRSTVAHGRLLSVDGSAALEAPGVVAVVTAQDVGDLEPLPPPFPFVNAAMTRPWLASDRVRFVGDPVAVVLTEQPYQGEDAAELVVVDVEPLPAVVGTAASASDEVLLFPEAGTNVMASFGEPAPADLFDGCEVVVTQPMVNQRVAPVPLETRAAAAVWSEDGRLTAWCTNQGAQQARGQYGDWLGMDPDLIRLITPDVGGGFGAKIGADPEYVFVAWLARHVGRPVRWSESRSENMIGMLHGRAQDQVVTIGGRRDGTIEAYSLVADQDCGAYPRIGTVLPTLTMLMAPGVYGFPRVHAQARALATTTTPIGAYRGAGRPEATAALERAVDLFAAEIGMDPADVRRRNLLPAFGEPHTTPTGAVYDNGDYTAALDAALEAAGYAELRAEQARRRERGDVRQLGIGMSVYVEITGADNGAGTGENAALEVHPDGTATVLTGTSPHGQGHATAWAMIASDQLGIPVERITVVHGDTDLVPQGGGTMGSRSLQQGGAAVHQAADELVELARQRAAEKLEVAPEDLVVDLRLAGLAVRGTPGTGVTFAELAADEQLLVRTRFTAGGPTFPFGAHVVVVEVDVESGKAEVVRLIAVDDAGTILNPLLAEGQRHGGYAQGVAQALLEEVLYDEDGNPTTSTLADYPFVSATELPSFELVEMATPTPMNPLGAKGVGEAGTIGATPAVQNAVIDAVAHLGVRHIDMPTTPMRVFRAVQQAQGGN; from the coding sequence ATGAGCATCCTCGGTACGCGCGTGGTCCGCACCGAAGACCCGCTGTTCCTCACCCGGGGTGCGACCTACACCGAGGACCTGACCGACGAGCGGCTGACCGGGGCCCTGCACGCGACCTTCGTGCGGTCCACCGTCGCCCACGGCCGGCTGCTGTCGGTCGACGGGTCGGCAGCGCTGGAGGCGCCCGGCGTGGTGGCGGTGGTGACCGCGCAGGACGTCGGTGACCTGGAGCCCCTGCCACCGCCCTTCCCCTTCGTCAACGCGGCGATGACCCGGCCCTGGCTGGCGTCGGACCGGGTGCGCTTCGTCGGCGACCCCGTCGCCGTCGTCCTCACCGAGCAGCCGTACCAGGGCGAGGACGCCGCGGAGCTGGTCGTCGTCGACGTCGAGCCGCTGCCCGCGGTGGTGGGCACGGCCGCGTCGGCGTCCGACGAGGTGCTGCTGTTCCCGGAGGCCGGGACCAACGTGATGGCCTCCTTCGGTGAGCCCGCGCCGGCGGACCTCTTCGACGGCTGCGAGGTCGTCGTCACCCAGCCGATGGTCAACCAGCGGGTGGCACCGGTACCGCTGGAGACCCGTGCCGCCGCCGCGGTGTGGAGCGAGGACGGCCGGCTCACCGCCTGGTGCACCAACCAGGGCGCCCAGCAGGCCCGCGGGCAGTACGGCGACTGGCTGGGGATGGACCCCGACCTGATCCGGCTGATCACCCCGGACGTCGGCGGTGGCTTCGGCGCCAAGATCGGCGCGGACCCGGAGTACGTGTTCGTCGCCTGGCTGGCCCGCCACGTCGGCCGGCCGGTCCGCTGGTCGGAGAGCCGCTCGGAGAACATGATCGGGATGCTGCACGGCCGGGCCCAGGACCAGGTGGTCACCATCGGCGGACGCCGGGACGGCACGATCGAGGCCTACAGCCTGGTGGCCGACCAGGACTGCGGTGCCTACCCCCGGATCGGCACGGTGCTGCCCACCCTGACCATGCTGATGGCCCCCGGGGTGTACGGCTTCCCGCGCGTGCACGCCCAGGCCCGCGCGCTGGCCACCACCACGACCCCCATCGGCGCCTACCGCGGCGCCGGCCGGCCGGAGGCGACGGCGGCACTGGAGCGGGCGGTCGACCTGTTCGCCGCCGAGATCGGCATGGACCCCGCCGACGTGCGCCGCCGGAACCTGCTGCCGGCGTTCGGCGAGCCACACACCACGCCGACGGGCGCCGTCTACGACAACGGCGACTACACCGCCGCCCTGGACGCGGCGCTGGAGGCGGCGGGCTACGCCGAGCTGCGCGCCGAGCAGGCCCGCCGCCGGGAGCGGGGGGACGTCCGGCAGCTGGGCATCGGGATGTCGGTGTACGTGGAGATCACCGGGGCCGACAACGGCGCCGGCACCGGCGAGAACGCCGCCCTGGAGGTCCACCCGGACGGCACGGCCACGGTGCTCACCGGCACCTCGCCGCACGGCCAGGGCCACGCCACCGCCTGGGCGATGATCGCCAGCGACCAGCTCGGCATCCCGGTGGAGCGGATCACCGTCGTGCACGGTGACACCGACCTGGTGCCGCAGGGCGGCGGCACGATGGGCTCGCGCAGCCTGCAGCAGGGCGGTGCGGCGGTGCACCAGGCGGCCGACGAGCTGGTCGAGCTGGCCAGGCAGCGCGCCGCGGAGAAGCTGGAGGTCGCGCCCGAGGACCTCGTCGTGGACCTGCGCCTGGCCGGGCTCGCCGTCCGCGGCACGCCGGGGACGGGGGTCACCTTCGCGGAGCTGGCCGCCGACGAGCAGCTCCTGGTGCGCACCAGGTTCACCGCGGGCGGCCCGACGTTCCCCTTCGGCGCCCACGTGGTCGTGGTCGAGGTGGACGTCGAGTCGGGCAAGGCCGAGGTCGTGCGGCTGATCGCGGTCGACGACGCGGGCACGATCCTCAACCCGCTGCTCGCCGAGGGGCAGCGGCACGGTGGCTACGCCCAGGGCGTCGCCCAGGCGCTGCTGGAGGAGGTGCTCTACGACGAGGACGGCAACCCGACGACCTCCACGCTGGCCGACTACCCGTTCGTCTCCGCCACCGAGCTGCCCAGCTTCGAGCTGGTGGAGATGGCCACCCCCACCCCGATGAACCCGCTCGGCGCGAAGGGCGTCGGCGAGGCCGGCACGATCGGCGCCACCCCGGCGGTGCAGAACGCGGTCATCGACGCGGTCGCCCACCTCGGCGTACGGCACATCGACATGCCCACCACCCCGATGCGGGTGTTCCGGGCCGTCCAGCAGGCCCAGGGAGGCAACTGA
- a CDS encoding (2Fe-2S)-binding protein encodes MQVSITVNGQERTDEVEPRLLLAHYLRDVRGFKATNVGCDTTSCGACTVIVDGLTVKSCTVLAAQTDGGQVTTLEGLAGPDGEMHPVQAAFRAEHGLQCGFCTPGMVMAAVGVLADNPDPTDREVREGLEGNLCRCTGYHNIVRAVLAAAEAGPAAGRVPQAQEVEA; translated from the coding sequence ATGCAGGTCTCGATCACGGTGAACGGGCAGGAGCGCACCGACGAGGTGGAACCCCGCCTACTGCTGGCGCACTACCTGCGGGACGTGCGGGGGTTCAAGGCCACGAACGTCGGCTGCGACACCACCTCCTGCGGCGCGTGCACGGTCATCGTCGACGGGCTGACGGTGAAGAGCTGCACGGTGCTCGCGGCGCAGACCGACGGCGGCCAGGTGACCACCCTGGAGGGGCTGGCCGGGCCGGACGGCGAGATGCACCCGGTGCAGGCGGCCTTCCGCGCCGAGCACGGTCTGCAGTGCGGGTTCTGCACCCCCGGCATGGTCATGGCGGCGGTCGGCGTGCTCGCCGACAACCCCGACCCGACCGACCGGGAGGTCCGCGAGGGTCTGGAGGGCAACCTCTGCCGGTGCACCGGTTACCACAACATCGTGCGGGCGGTGCTGGCCGCCGCCGAGGCCGGTCCCGCGGCCGGCCGCGTGCCGCAGGCGCAGGAGGTCGAGGCGTGA